A stretch of DNA from bacterium BMS3Abin08:
GAGGCCCTGAGTTGCTCTTTCCATTCCCCGGGCATCCATCCCCACTGCCACTTAAGGAATGTCCTCTCCGGGTGCGGCATCAGTGCAAGGTGGCGGCCGTCGGGAGAACAGAGGGCGGCTATGCCCGTGGGCGAGCCGTTGGGGTTGAAGGGATATGTCTCGGTAATTCCGCCGCCGTCATCGACAAACCTGACGGGTGCAAGCGACCCCTTCAACAGATCCTCCAGCACTGCACTGTCAGGGAAGTAGGCCCTGCCCTCACCATGGGCAACCCACACCCCAAGAACAGAACCTTCCATTCCCTTC
This window harbors:
- the purL gene encoding phosphoribosylformylglycinamidine synthase, with product MALLGWVPWKGLDDMAQPRFIRNRSGRFESRFSTVGILPSPSVFLKGMEGSVLGVWVAHGEGRAYFPDSAVLEDLLKGSLAPVRFVDDGGGITETYPFNPNGSPTGIAALCSPDGRHLALMPHPERTFLKWQWGWMPGEWKEQLRASPWLRVFQNARAWCEEG